In a genomic window of Streptomyces roseoviridis:
- a CDS encoding YihY/virulence factor BrkB family protein, producing the protein MQAANETPERPERRPWSRLHRARVLYRNVSKRKMVWLLLKDTVNSCIEYRILGLAAEAAFFTLLSLPPLLLGLIALLGYADEWTNTDTVASIEENILHAARTVLSDRGVNEIARPLLEDVTHGKRPDLISLGFAIALWSGSRAVNVFIDTITVMYGLDGHRGIVKTRLLAFLLYIIALIIGAVVLPLAVVGPDRVVEFVPFGTEVVSVLYWPAVILLSIAFLTTLYHVSVPVRSPWIEDIPGALVALAMWVLGSFLLRIYLTSQVEGPTIYGSLAAPIAVLLWIGISAFAVLVGAAVNAAIDRVWPSVATAAAREANERARAVQAAELMARLRAEAEDVDEDDPDMPSEFPERWSRFLPPDDVKSRLHAGWEKD; encoded by the coding sequence GTGCAGGCAGCAAACGAAACACCCGAACGACCCGAGCGGCGGCCCTGGAGCAGGCTCCACCGAGCCCGCGTCCTGTACCGCAACGTCTCCAAGCGCAAAATGGTCTGGCTGCTCCTCAAGGACACGGTCAACTCGTGCATCGAGTACCGCATCCTCGGCCTCGCCGCCGAAGCCGCCTTCTTCACCCTGCTGTCCCTGCCGCCGCTGCTGCTCGGCCTGATCGCCCTCCTCGGCTACGCCGACGAATGGACCAACACCGACACCGTCGCCAGCATCGAGGAGAACATCCTCCACGCCGCCCGGACGGTCCTGTCCGACCGGGGCGTCAACGAGATCGCCCGCCCCCTCCTGGAGGACGTCACCCACGGCAAGCGCCCCGACCTGATCTCCCTCGGCTTCGCCATCGCCCTGTGGTCCGGTTCCCGTGCCGTCAACGTCTTCATCGACACCATCACCGTCATGTACGGCCTCGACGGTCACCGCGGCATCGTCAAGACCCGGCTGCTCGCCTTCCTGCTCTACATCATCGCCCTGATCATCGGCGCCGTCGTCCTGCCGCTGGCGGTCGTCGGCCCGGACCGGGTGGTGGAGTTCGTCCCCTTCGGCACGGAGGTCGTCTCCGTCCTGTACTGGCCGGCCGTCATCCTGCTGTCCATCGCCTTCCTGACGACGCTGTACCACGTGTCCGTGCCGGTCCGCTCCCCGTGGATCGAGGACATCCCGGGCGCCCTCGTCGCCCTCGCGATGTGGGTCCTCGGCAGTTTCCTGCTGCGCATCTACCTGACCAGCCAGGTCGAGGGCCCCACCATCTACGGTTCCCTCGCCGCCCCCATCGCCGTCCTGCTCTGGATCGGCATCTCCGCCTTCGCCGTCCTGGTCGGCGCCGCCGTCAACGCGGCCATCGACCGCGTCTGGCCCTCCGTCGCCACCGCCGCCGCGCGCGAGGCCAACGAACGCGCCCGCGCCGTCCAGGCCGCCGAACTGATGGCCCGCCTCCGGGCGGAGGCGGAGGACGTGGACGAGGACGACCCGGACATGCCGTCCGAGTTCCCCGAACGCTGGTCGCGGTTCCTGCCGCCGGACGACGTGAAGTCACGGCTGCACGCGGGGTGGGAGAAGGACTGA
- a CDS encoding helix-turn-helix domain-containing protein has protein sequence MNNTQLDLNRLAAMDSAQATRLLLKVREATLSGRTPPVAPRPVIDASWRRMFRLGLNPDQGTSSVLLRRDELEERRRTTALGEVMRTLSAGLAGIADASMQIMVVTDEQGRVLWREGNMAVLRRAHGICLEEGAAWSEHDTGTNAVGTALAMGRAVQVHSAEHYVHQLHNWTCAAAPVHDPRDQRLLGIVDVSGPASSFHPATLALVASVAQLAEAEMRQRHLRSIERLRSVAAPILCRVGGRAIAVDTHGWTAAVTGMAPVDRLALPKSFRAGRTWLPSLGMCAVEPLPGGWLLRVEEETPPAGAGSGAASRVVLDLSRPRRWTVAVSGAAGSWSQELSPRHAELLYLLALHPEGRTAADLAQDVFGDRTRTVTVRAELSRVRRNLAGVLAHRPYRFSEEVEVEVVTPSHPADLLPHSTAPAVRAVREGRTGRAGRAG, from the coding sequence ATGAACAACACGCAGCTCGACCTGAACCGGCTGGCCGCCATGGATTCCGCCCAGGCGACCCGGCTGCTGCTCAAGGTCCGCGAGGCGACGCTGTCCGGCCGGACCCCACCGGTGGCACCGCGCCCGGTGATCGACGCGTCCTGGCGGCGGATGTTCCGGCTCGGCCTGAACCCGGACCAGGGCACGAGCAGCGTGCTGCTGCGGCGCGACGAACTGGAGGAGCGGCGGCGGACGACGGCGCTCGGCGAGGTGATGCGGACGCTCAGCGCGGGGCTGGCGGGGATCGCCGACGCCTCCATGCAGATCATGGTGGTGACGGACGAGCAGGGCCGGGTGTTGTGGCGGGAGGGCAACATGGCGGTGCTGCGCCGGGCCCACGGCATCTGCCTGGAGGAGGGGGCGGCCTGGAGCGAGCACGACACCGGGACGAACGCGGTGGGCACGGCGCTCGCCATGGGCAGGGCCGTCCAGGTGCACTCGGCCGAGCACTACGTCCACCAGCTGCACAACTGGACCTGTGCCGCCGCCCCCGTCCACGACCCGCGTGACCAGCGGCTGCTCGGCATCGTGGACGTGAGCGGTCCGGCGTCCAGCTTCCATCCGGCGACGCTGGCCCTGGTGGCCTCGGTGGCGCAGCTGGCGGAGGCGGAGATGCGGCAGCGGCACCTGCGGTCGATCGAGCGGCTGCGGTCGGTGGCCGCGCCGATCCTGTGCCGGGTGGGCGGCCGGGCGATCGCGGTGGACACGCACGGCTGGACGGCGGCGGTGACCGGGATGGCGCCGGTGGACCGGCTGGCGCTGCCCAAGTCCTTCCGGGCGGGCCGGACGTGGCTGCCGTCGCTGGGGATGTGTGCGGTGGAGCCGTTGCCGGGCGGCTGGCTGCTGCGGGTCGAGGAGGAGACCCCGCCGGCCGGTGCCGGCTCGGGCGCGGCGAGCCGGGTGGTCCTCGACCTGAGCCGGCCGCGCCGCTGGACGGTGGCGGTGTCGGGCGCGGCCGGCAGCTGGTCGCAGGAGCTGAGCCCGCGCCATGCGGAGCTGCTGTATCTGCTCGCCCTGCACCCGGAGGGGCGGACGGCGGCGGACCTGGCCCAGGACGTGTTCGGCGACCGGACCCGGACGGTGACGGTACGGGCGGAGCTGTCGCGGGTGCGCCGCAATCTGGCGGGGGTCCTCGCCCACCGCCCGTACCGCTTCAGCGAGGAGGTCGAGGTCGAGGTCGTCACCCCGTCCCACCCGGCCGACCTCCTCCCCCACTCCACGGCCCCGGCGGTCCGCGCGGTGCGCGAGGGGCGGACGGGACGGGCGGGACGGGCCGGATAG
- a CDS encoding acyl-CoA dehydrogenase family protein: protein MAAGTHTVTNQAPPLVAYDMFTSDRALAEAVERHLPPDVHDEAIGHLTSFGVSAGSAQAQGWGTLANDCPPRLRTHDRYGNRIDEVDFHPSWHRLLGRAVTAGLSGGAWGRPGGHVWRAAGFVLAAQVEAGHLCPLSMTHAAVPALRAEPELAEAWEPLLASRVYEQGLRPPLEKAGVLLGMGMTEKQGGSDVRANTTRAEPLAADGEYVLTGHKWFCSAPMSDGFLVLAQAPAGLTCFLVPRVLPDGARNAFLIQRLKDKLGNRSNASAEVEFDGTTWARRVGEEGRGVRTIIGMVAATRLDCVLGSAGLMRQAVAQAVHHASYRRAFGGLLVDKPLMRNVLADLALESEAATVLGLRLAAAYDAAGAGGADAEAERALLRVAVPVAKYWVTKRCTPLVAEALECLGGNGYVEESGLPRLLRESPLNSIWEGAGNVQALDVLRALQREPAALNAFLEEVGRARGADHRLDRAIRDLLAELADLEGIEARARRLVERMARVLQGALLVRWAPPEVADAFCASRLGGDWGAAFGTLPHTLDLGALVARARPVDAD from the coding sequence ATGGCAGCCGGCACCCACACCGTGACCAACCAGGCTCCGCCCCTGGTGGCGTACGACATGTTCACGTCCGATCGGGCCCTCGCGGAGGCCGTCGAGCGGCATCTGCCACCGGACGTCCACGACGAGGCGATCGGGCACCTGACCTCCTTCGGAGTGTCGGCGGGCTCGGCACAGGCGCAGGGATGGGGGACGCTCGCGAACGACTGTCCGCCGCGGCTGCGCACCCACGACCGGTACGGCAACCGGATCGACGAGGTCGACTTCCATCCGTCGTGGCACCGGCTGCTCGGCCGGGCGGTGACGGCCGGTCTCTCGGGCGGCGCGTGGGGCCGTCCGGGTGGTCATGTGTGGCGGGCGGCCGGTTTCGTCCTGGCCGCGCAGGTGGAGGCGGGGCACCTGTGTCCGCTGTCGATGACGCACGCGGCGGTGCCGGCGCTGCGGGCCGAGCCGGAGCTCGCCGAGGCGTGGGAGCCGCTGCTGGCCTCGCGGGTGTACGAGCAGGGGCTGCGGCCGCCGCTGGAGAAGGCGGGCGTGCTGCTCGGGATGGGCATGACGGAGAAGCAGGGCGGCAGTGACGTACGGGCGAACACGACCCGCGCGGAGCCGCTGGCGGCCGACGGGGAGTACGTGCTCACGGGGCACAAGTGGTTCTGCTCCGCCCCGATGTCCGACGGCTTCCTGGTCCTGGCGCAGGCCCCGGCGGGGCTGACCTGCTTCCTGGTGCCCCGGGTGCTGCCGGACGGGGCGCGCAACGCGTTCCTGATCCAGCGGCTCAAGGACAAGCTGGGCAACCGGTCGAACGCGTCCGCCGAGGTGGAGTTCGACGGGACGACGTGGGCGCGCCGGGTCGGCGAGGAGGGCCGGGGGGTGCGCACGATCATCGGCATGGTGGCGGCGACCCGGCTCGACTGCGTGCTGGGGTCGGCGGGTCTGATGCGGCAGGCGGTGGCGCAGGCCGTGCACCACGCCTCGTACCGCAGGGCGTTCGGCGGGCTGCTCGTCGACAAGCCGCTGATGCGGAACGTGCTGGCCGATCTGGCCCTGGAGTCGGAGGCGGCCACCGTGCTCGGGCTGCGGCTGGCGGCGGCGTACGACGCGGCCGGAGCCGGAGGTGCGGACGCGGAGGCGGAGCGGGCGCTGCTGCGGGTCGCGGTGCCGGTGGCGAAGTACTGGGTGACGAAACGGTGCACCCCGCTGGTGGCCGAAGCGCTGGAGTGCCTGGGCGGGAACGGGTACGTCGAGGAGTCGGGGCTGCCCCGGCTGCTGCGGGAGTCGCCGCTGAACTCCATCTGGGAGGGCGCGGGGAACGTGCAGGCGCTGGACGTGCTGCGGGCGCTGCAGAGGGAGCCGGCGGCGCTGAACGCGTTCCTGGAGGAGGTCGGCCGGGCCCGCGGGGCGGATCACCGGCTGGACCGGGCGATCCGGGACCTGCTGGCCGAACTGGCGGACCTGGAGGGGATCGAGGCGCGGGCGCGGCGCCTGGTGGAGCGGATGGCGCGGGTGCTCCAGGGTGCGCTGCTGGTGCGGTGGGCGCCGCCGGAGGTCGCGGACGCGTTCTGTGCCTCGCGGCTCGGCGGCGACTGGGGGGCGGCGTTCGGGACGCTGCCGCACACGCTCGACCTGGGGGCGCTGGTGGCGCGGGCGCGGCCCGTGGACGCGGATTGA